One genomic region from Candidatus Xiphinematobacter sp. encodes:
- the carA gene encoding glutamine-hydrolyzing carbamoyl-phosphate synthase small subunit — translation MQKKALLALEDGRVFRGEAFGAHRTVIGEICFNTSMTGYQEILSDPSYCGQIVAMTYPEIGNCGVNALDLESDTPRIRGFVIEELSPIASNWRSEASLQTYLTQCHIPGIAGIDTRALTRHLRTHGTMKACLTSEIGDGVEAVLCARNCEEREDLVKEVTTSQPYDWDVDGTLSCQWGQIHSTGGTRTISRGDGISLLPKARHHIVAYDFGMKRNILRSLRQVGFLVHVVPAKMPAEEALALQPEGVLLSNGPGDPATLDHIRENVRRLIHHVPIFGICLGHQILGLAFGGNTLKLRFGHRGSNQPVKDLRTGRVFITSQNHGFTIAPDSLPDCVEITHINLNDDSVAGLRHKEYPIFSVQYHPEASPGPHESCNLFQQFFNLVAQAKST, via the coding sequence ATGCAGAAGAAGGCGCTCTTAGCACTAGAAGATGGCCGTGTATTCCGTGGCGAGGCGTTCGGAGCCCACAGAACCGTGATAGGTGAGATCTGCTTCAACACATCTATGACAGGCTACCAAGAGATTTTAAGCGATCCCTCTTACTGCGGTCAGATTGTAGCAATGACGTATCCAGAAATTGGCAACTGCGGCGTTAATGCCTTGGATTTAGAAAGCGACACTCCACGTATACGCGGGTTTGTCATCGAGGAGTTAAGTCCAATTGCTAGCAACTGGCGGTCTGAAGCCAGTCTGCAGACCTATCTTACTCAATGCCATATTCCTGGCATAGCTGGGATTGATACACGTGCTTTGACACGCCATCTACGTACTCATGGTACCATGAAAGCCTGCCTGACCAGTGAAATTGGCGACGGGGTTGAAGCCGTGCTCTGCGCAAGGAATTGTGAAGAGAGGGAGGATCTTGTGAAGGAAGTCACTACATCCCAGCCTTATGACTGGGATGTAGACGGAACTTTGAGTTGTCAGTGGGGACAAATCCACTCAACTGGAGGAACAAGAACTATCTCCCGGGGAGATGGCATTTCCCTCCTCCCGAAAGCGCGGCACCACATCGTTGCCTATGACTTTGGAATGAAGCGTAACATCCTACGCTCTCTACGCCAGGTGGGGTTCTTAGTGCATGTAGTGCCTGCTAAAATGCCAGCTGAAGAAGCCCTTGCCCTTCAGCCGGAGGGAGTTCTACTTTCCAACGGGCCAGGGGATCCTGCCACACTTGACCATATTAGAGAAAACGTCCGTAGACTTATTCACCACGTGCCTATTTTCGGTATTTGTCTCGGCCACCAAATTTTGGGACTCGCCTTTGGTGGTAACACACTTAAGTTGAGATTCGGTCACAGGGGATCCAATCAACCTGTGAAAGATCTTCGGACCGGACGAGTTTTTATTACCTCGCAAAACCATGGTTTCACCATTGCGCCTGACTCTCTTCCTGACTGTGTGGAGATCACGCATATTAATTTAAATGACGATTCTGTTGCTGGGTTGCGTCATAAGGAATACCCAATTTTCAGTGTACAGTATCATCCGGAGGCATCGCCAGGTCCCCACGAAAGTTGCAACTTGTTTCAACAATTTTTTAACCTGGTTGCACAAGCCAAATCTACGTGA
- the pheS gene encoding phenylalanine--tRNA ligase subunit alpha — translation MRSQIERVQKEVLEAIAAAGSVSTLNGIRTRVFGGSGSFALLNRLLKEIPKEKKPYFGRLLGDLRQTVNTSLEKRESFLRKEWDQAVVRELDLTLPGTASEYGAVHPLTCLLSRAVAVCRRMGFSYATGPDIETEWRCFDALNTPSDHPARNERNTFYLRDGRLLRTHTSTIQIRTMECQPPPIRVFGSGAAYRRDEVDATHLMQFHQLEGLYISRNVSLANLKGTIVFFFRELFGQEAEVRFRPHFFPFTVPSYEIDVRSAMVGNRWLELAGCGMIDPAIFEAVSSKRGDRVYSPEVVSGFAFGIGLERLTMALNGIADIRMLIENDIRFLSQF, via the coding sequence GTGAGATCTCAAATTGAGAGAGTTCAAAAAGAGGTTCTGGAGGCAATTGCAGCAGCAGGGAGTGTTTCCACCCTGAATGGGATTCGCACTAGGGTATTTGGGGGTTCCGGGTCCTTTGCTTTGCTGAATCGATTACTAAAAGAGATACCAAAAGAGAAAAAGCCTTATTTCGGAAGGCTCCTTGGCGATCTACGTCAGACAGTAAACACATCGCTTGAGAAACGGGAAAGTTTTCTTAGGAAGGAGTGGGATCAGGCAGTAGTTAGGGAGTTAGATCTCACATTACCTGGCACCGCCTCGGAGTATGGTGCAGTTCACCCTCTTACTTGTTTGCTAAGCCGCGCTGTTGCTGTTTGCCGCCGTATGGGGTTTTCGTATGCTACCGGACCAGATATCGAAACAGAATGGCGTTGTTTCGACGCATTGAACACCCCGAGTGATCATCCAGCCAGAAACGAGAGGAACACCTTTTATCTTCGAGACGGCCGCCTTCTAAGGACTCATACTTCCACCATCCAAATAAGGACGATGGAATGTCAACCACCTCCAATACGCGTGTTCGGTTCTGGAGCAGCCTACCGACGTGATGAGGTAGATGCCACCCATTTGATGCAATTCCATCAATTAGAAGGACTATACATCTCAAGGAATGTCAGTCTCGCAAATCTTAAGGGAACAATTGTCTTTTTCTTCCGTGAGTTGTTTGGTCAGGAGGCAGAAGTTCGCTTCCGCCCCCATTTTTTTCCCTTCACTGTACCAAGCTACGAAATTGATGTCCGATCAGCGATGGTTGGAAATAGGTGGTTAGAACTGGCAGGCTGTGGGATGATAGACCCGGCTATTTTTGAAGCGGTCAGTAGCAAAAGGGGAGATCGAGTCTACAGTCCAGAGGTGGTTTCTGGGTTCGCTTTTGGGATTGGGTTGGAACGTTTAACAATGGCCCTGAACGGCATCGCTGATATTCGTATGCTTATAGAGAACGACATCCGATTTCTGTCCCAATTTTAG
- the hemL gene encoding glutamate-1-semialdehyde 2,1-aminomutase, with the protein MLRSVRLFSKSKALIPGGVNSPVRAFRAVGGQPFFVKHAQGSRLTDVDGTEYIDYVCTWGPAILGHSHMAIVDAIYAAAQNGISFGVPTALEVEMAQTIRSMVPSIGKVRMVSSGTEATMSCIRLARGFTKRDIVVKFAGCYHGHVDSLLVKAGSGALTHGQPDSAGIPQALAELTRVLPFNNPDAVRETFRREGLAIAAVILEPVPANAGLYLPLPGFLEELRHLCDHYGALLIFDEVMTGFRLAPGGAQEIFGVRPDLTALGKVIGGGLPVGAFGGRADIMDHLSPDGPVYQAGTLSGNPISLTAGLTQLRELQRIDGWKQLEETGYNLEGAVLECIRGKPLSFRRIGSMFCLYFTPHSVCNLSDAQRSDLTSFGKFFQACLRCGVYLPPSQFEASFLSTEHSSEDIQYTVKVMTNALQAVGIR; encoded by the coding sequence ATGTTGCGATCTGTACGGCTATTCTCAAAATCTAAAGCTTTGATACCAGGTGGAGTCAACTCGCCAGTTAGAGCTTTTAGGGCAGTCGGAGGACAGCCGTTCTTTGTAAAGCACGCACAAGGGTCGCGTCTTACTGATGTAGACGGAACAGAATATATTGATTACGTTTGCACCTGGGGTCCGGCCATCTTGGGGCATAGCCATATGGCCATTGTTGACGCCATTTATGCGGCTGCGCAAAATGGCATCAGCTTCGGTGTACCTACTGCTCTAGAGGTAGAGATGGCCCAAACCATACGAAGCATGGTCCCATCTATCGGAAAAGTGCGCATGGTTAGTAGCGGAACTGAGGCAACCATGAGTTGTATTCGACTCGCTAGAGGTTTTACCAAAAGGGACATAGTAGTTAAATTTGCGGGCTGCTACCATGGACATGTGGATTCCCTCCTTGTCAAGGCGGGAAGTGGAGCACTGACCCACGGGCAGCCTGACAGCGCGGGAATACCCCAGGCCCTCGCTGAATTGACGAGAGTGCTACCCTTTAACAACCCTGACGCCGTCAGGGAAACTTTCCGAAGGGAGGGACTTGCCATTGCAGCAGTAATCCTAGAGCCTGTTCCAGCCAATGCCGGCCTTTACTTACCACTTCCAGGCTTCCTAGAAGAGCTAAGACATCTCTGTGACCACTATGGGGCGTTGCTTATCTTCGATGAAGTCATGACTGGATTTCGCCTTGCTCCAGGGGGAGCACAGGAGATTTTTGGTGTTCGTCCAGATCTTACGGCCCTAGGGAAAGTTATCGGCGGCGGCCTCCCAGTAGGTGCATTTGGGGGGCGCGCCGACATTATGGATCACCTTTCTCCAGATGGCCCGGTCTATCAGGCTGGCACGCTTTCGGGAAACCCAATTTCCTTGACAGCTGGCCTTACGCAACTTCGAGAACTCCAGAGAATCGATGGCTGGAAACAATTGGAAGAAACAGGATACAATCTTGAAGGGGCGGTCCTGGAGTGTATCCGAGGAAAGCCTCTTTCCTTCCGCCGTATCGGATCGATGTTTTGTCTTTATTTTACTCCTCATTCCGTTTGCAATCTTTCCGATGCACAGAGGAGCGATCTCACCTCTTTTGGAAAGTTTTTTCAGGCATGCCTACGTTGCGGGGTCTACCTTCCTCCTTCCCAATTTGAGGCTAGTTTTCTCTCTACGGAACATTCTTCAGAAGATATCCAGTATACTGTCAAGGTTATGACAAACGCCCTTCAAGCGGTTGGCATACGTTAG
- a CDS encoding energy transducer TonB — MEDPRFKKILFWVGVWHVLLFGVSFLSNQAYFSRKIEKVTWLDGCSLLQKEPTPKPKPPPPKPKPTPSKPKPTPKPKPTPSKPKPTPSKPKPTPKPKPTPSEPVSSDSYISYKGKYVGYNQLIHDCFYSQWDQPPASFCSPQQELACILEVQITQDGRISSYQIIGGSRNAVLDRSVLEASKRVKQIAPLPASLRVGGVYTVRIEFKCSS, encoded by the coding sequence ATGGAAGATCCAAGGTTTAAAAAAATACTTTTTTGGGTAGGGGTCTGGCATGTTCTCTTATTTGGGGTCTCTTTTCTGTCAAACCAAGCTTACTTTTCCCGAAAAATTGAAAAGGTCACATGGCTGGATGGCTGCTCCCTGCTTCAGAAAGAGCCCACCCCTAAGCCCAAGCCCCCCCCCCCTAAGCCCAAGCCCACCCCCTCTAAGCCCAAGCCCACCCCTAAGCCCAAGCCCACCCCCTCTAAGCCCAAGCCCACCCCCTCTAAGCCCAAGCCCACCCCTAAGCCCAAGCCCACCCCCTCTGAGCCAGTTAGCAGTGACTCATACATCTCCTATAAGGGCAAATATGTCGGATACAACCAGCTCATCCATGACTGTTTTTACAGTCAATGGGATCAGCCACCAGCCTCATTTTGTAGCCCACAGCAAGAGCTTGCCTGTATCCTAGAAGTTCAGATTACTCAGGACGGGAGGATCTCTAGCTATCAAATCATAGGCGGTAGCAGGAACGCAGTCCTGGATCGCTCTGTTTTGGAGGCAAGCAAGCGTGTAAAACAAATTGCCCCCTTACCGGCCAGCCTCAGAGTAGGTGGCGTATACACTGTGCGGATTGAATTTAAGTGCAGCAGTTAA
- the rpmI gene encoding 50S ribosomal protein L35: MSTANSKTRKAVAKRFKLTATGKIMRAHARRRHLLECKSAKRKRRLAKGIVVHNSDVSRVKRSLPFG, from the coding sequence ATGTCCACTGCAAATAGTAAGACTAGGAAAGCTGTTGCCAAGAGGTTTAAGCTTACTGCTACCGGAAAGATAATGCGTGCACATGCTCGTCGCCGTCACCTCCTTGAGTGTAAATCTGCAAAACGTAAGCGCAGGCTTGCAAAGGGGATAGTAGTCCACAATTCTGATGTTTCACGGGTTAAGCGGTCTCTCCCATTTGGTTAG
- a CDS encoding polysaccharide deacetylase family protein yields the protein MNAPQISCGILDGTKKFLVLPLSFIQVGSILAQHLPVQVRLDLPQRLQASPEAGSTKQNVEVIVLGYHRFGSCPKDTLAIQPKVFREQMQFLKDEGITVISMRDFLAWRRGEREIPPKSALITIDDGYMSSYNVAWPILREFGYPVTLYLYTKYVNVGGKSLSWKQLQEMRDAGMEFGSHSVSHDNMSRPRTLGGCDYQSWLSNELEESKKVLEYHLGVPVTTFAYPYGSHDINIVQAGLRKGYEAMFTVNPISVHLSSPPGSLGRFIIYSSQPGTFRNAIRIFRDKQGTEIVPPSGSCYWTRKRESSLGGEPLVARAMKPTPLVLPLQPPTLPCRRRRS from the coding sequence ATGAATGCCCCACAGATCTCATGTGGCATACTTGATGGCACCAAGAAGTTTTTGGTTTTGCCGCTCTCCTTTATTCAGGTGGGATCCATTCTGGCGCAGCACCTACCTGTGCAGGTTAGACTTGATTTGCCGCAACGATTGCAAGCCTCTCCAGAAGCTGGATCTACCAAGCAGAACGTAGAGGTAATCGTCCTGGGCTATCACCGATTCGGGTCTTGCCCTAAAGATACCCTTGCCATTCAGCCCAAAGTTTTTAGAGAGCAAATGCAGTTCCTCAAGGACGAGGGAATTACCGTCATTTCTATGCGGGATTTTCTTGCCTGGAGACGAGGGGAAAGGGAGATTCCCCCAAAAAGCGCGTTAATTACTATCGATGATGGTTACATGTCTAGCTATAATGTAGCCTGGCCTATTTTAAGGGAGTTTGGCTATCCTGTTACTCTTTACCTCTACACCAAATATGTAAATGTAGGAGGCAAATCGCTTAGCTGGAAACAGTTACAGGAAATGCGGGATGCTGGGATGGAATTTGGAAGCCATAGTGTTTCCCACGACAACATGTCGCGCCCGCGTACATTGGGTGGGTGTGATTATCAATCGTGGCTTTCCAATGAGTTGGAAGAATCCAAAAAGGTCTTAGAGTACCATCTTGGTGTTCCAGTTACTACCTTCGCGTATCCCTATGGAAGCCATGATATAAACATTGTGCAAGCCGGACTCAGAAAGGGTTATGAGGCCATGTTCACTGTCAACCCGATTTCAGTCCATTTAAGTTCCCCACCAGGTTCTCTAGGAAGATTTATTATTTACTCTTCCCAGCCTGGCACTTTTAGGAACGCCATTCGCATTTTTAGAGATAAGCAGGGAACAGAGATAGTTCCTCCAAGCGGTTCTTGTTACTGGACCCGTAAACGGGAAAGCAGTTTAGGAGGAGAGCCACTAGTAGCAAGAGCCATGAAACCCACTCCCCTCGTTCTTCCACTACAACCGCCGACCCTACCATGCAGAAGAAGGCGCTCTTAG
- the rplT gene encoding 50S ribosomal protein L20 yields MSRATNAPASRQRRRRVIRASKGYRGRRSKLFRYAKDAQLKARVWSYRDRKTRKRNFRCLWIQRLNAAARAEGITYSRFVEGLKDAGILLDRKTLSDLAIADPPIFKQVFQKAMAALEAKRVCACAG; encoded by the coding sequence ATGTCGAGAGCAACTAATGCACCGGCCAGCCGGCAGCGACGTAGGAGAGTTATTAGGGCTTCCAAAGGATATCGGGGACGTAGGAGCAAGTTGTTTCGCTATGCGAAAGATGCCCAGCTAAAGGCGAGGGTGTGGTCTTACCGTGACCGAAAGACGCGTAAGCGTAATTTCCGCTGTCTATGGATCCAGCGTCTCAATGCTGCGGCGCGTGCCGAAGGAATCACTTATAGTCGATTTGTTGAGGGACTCAAAGATGCTGGTATCCTGTTGGACCGTAAGACGCTTTCGGATTTGGCTATAGCAGACCCCCCGATTTTCAAGCAAGTCTTTCAAAAGGCGATGGCTGCACTGGAGGCTAAAAGGGTTTGCGCTTGTGCTGGTTAG
- a CDS encoding twin-arginine translocase TatA/TatE family subunit, protein MATPIFTPLTITRPTVCRWFSLPVYKQPLLLGWSAPSLQELLVILAVALIIFGAKRLPEFARALGRSLGEFRKARDELEKEFHDGSAGEESSSRLYSQPSLDQAQGTPGPLPQRQPPGAVSPPPPSAAPSSLSMPPPKDCSTR, encoded by the coding sequence ATGGCCACGCCAATTTTCACTCCTCTCACAATCACAAGACCGACCGTGTGCCGATGGTTTTCTCTCCCCGTGTATAAACAACCCCTACTCCTAGGCTGGAGTGCTCCTTCCCTGCAGGAATTGCTGGTTATCCTAGCCGTCGCTCTTATCATATTTGGGGCCAAGCGACTACCGGAATTTGCGCGGGCACTAGGGAGAAGCCTTGGTGAGTTTCGAAAAGCAAGAGATGAGCTTGAAAAAGAATTTCATGATGGATCGGCAGGTGAAGAGTCCTCTTCTCGGCTATATTCTCAGCCATCTCTGGACCAAGCTCAAGGCACTCCAGGTCCACTGCCACAACGACAGCCTCCCGGAGCAGTGTCGCCGCCTCCCCCTTCGGCAGCGCCCTCGTCGCTCTCAATGCCACCTCCAAAGGATTGCAGCACCCGGTAA
- a CDS encoding adenylosuccinate lyase, whose translation MTSSRYSLPEMRALWTEQRKLEIWLEVEVLVCEAMAQLGHIPAEDAITIRELATFDVKTVREIEARTHHEIISFLENVSAYVGPAARWIHYGLTSSDILDTSLAFQMTKSADILLKDLRALQVAAARMAKKYCLTPMIGRSHGIHAEPITLGLKMALLFDEFVRAEERLRQAKERIRIGKISGAVGTYVHLDPAVEKFVCRQLGLKPALLSTQIVQRDRHAEFLCVLAVIASSIDRWATEFRHLQRTEVSEVEELFCDGQKGSSAMPHKRNPITSERLSGLARIIRGYAVAALENVALWHERDISHSSVERIILPDSCMLLDYMLVTLCRLVSTLQVHPEKMQRNLLLTRGLYASQSILLLLIDKGLERKAAYEIVQRAATRTWREETISFQKSLLEEPVICSLLTEEAITAACSLEHHTKKIEGRIRALGIDQLLLNHKRSCHTAT comes from the coding sequence ATGACTTCGTCACGGTATTCTCTGCCGGAGATGCGCGCTCTTTGGACAGAACAACGTAAGTTGGAAATCTGGCTAGAGGTCGAAGTTCTTGTGTGTGAAGCTATGGCACAGCTGGGGCATATTCCGGCAGAAGATGCGATAACTATCAGGGAACTGGCAACATTCGACGTCAAAACAGTTCGCGAAATTGAGGCACGTACTCATCATGAGATCATCTCTTTCCTGGAAAACGTGTCTGCGTATGTAGGTCCTGCTGCTCGATGGATACACTATGGCTTAACCTCTTCGGATATTCTGGATACTAGCTTGGCCTTTCAAATGACAAAGTCTGCAGACATTCTCCTGAAAGATCTCCGCGCTCTCCAGGTTGCTGCTGCAAGAATGGCCAAAAAATACTGTCTGACTCCAATGATTGGTAGGAGTCATGGAATACATGCAGAACCTATTACTCTTGGCCTGAAAATGGCGCTTTTGTTCGATGAGTTTGTCCGTGCAGAAGAACGTCTAAGACAGGCCAAGGAGAGAATTCGTATAGGAAAAATTAGCGGGGCCGTTGGTACTTATGTGCATCTAGATCCTGCTGTAGAAAAATTTGTCTGCAGGCAGCTGGGTTTAAAGCCTGCTTTGCTTTCTACCCAAATCGTACAGCGGGACCGCCATGCAGAATTTTTGTGTGTGTTGGCTGTCATTGCCTCTAGCATTGATCGTTGGGCTACGGAGTTCCGCCATCTTCAACGCACTGAAGTTTCAGAAGTAGAGGAACTCTTTTGTGATGGGCAGAAAGGCAGTTCTGCCATGCCTCACAAACGAAATCCCATTACTAGCGAGCGGCTAAGTGGCCTTGCTAGAATTATCCGTGGATACGCGGTTGCAGCACTAGAAAACGTAGCTCTCTGGCATGAGAGGGACATTAGCCACAGTAGCGTTGAGCGCATTATCCTCCCGGACTCCTGTATGCTCCTAGACTATATGCTCGTCACCCTCTGTAGGCTCGTTTCCACTCTCCAGGTACATCCAGAGAAAATGCAACGTAATTTGTTGCTAACTCGCGGACTCTATGCAAGCCAGTCTATACTTCTCTTGTTAATAGACAAGGGATTAGAGAGGAAAGCTGCCTACGAAATAGTACAACGCGCGGCCACACGGACTTGGAGAGAAGAGACCATCTCTTTCCAGAAAAGTCTTCTGGAAGAGCCCGTTATTTGCAGTCTGCTGACCGAGGAAGCAATTACTGCTGCCTGCTCCCTTGAACATCATACTAAGAAGATCGAAGGTAGGATAAGGGCCCTCGGAATCGACCAGCTCTTGCTGAATCACAAACGTTCCTGCCATACTGCAACCTGA
- a CDS encoding DUF502 domain-containing protein: protein MQNLSSITNSAPHRIKHFRNKLIAGILISVPLVVTLTVLKIAYSTINNFSSPIFHSLGVHFPGVGVVTTLLLILGLGFMATNVIGRNIIEKFEAIILKIPVVAHLYGGVKQAIESVRNIKMSSNFKRVAYVPYPSSGCYLIGFVTGTLYDETLGYEMTAVFLPTTPNPFTGYMVFIESSRVIESSLTLEQATKAVVSAGLVSPAKPFPASLGVHHSPNGEVYGKKGPSVPSISST, encoded by the coding sequence GTGCAAAATCTTAGTTCCATCACTAATTCCGCCCCTCACCGGATTAAGCATTTCCGCAACAAGCTGATCGCGGGAATCCTCATTTCCGTCCCGTTGGTTGTTACTCTAACAGTCCTAAAGATTGCCTACAGTACAATCAACAACTTTTCTTCCCCGATATTCCACTCCCTTGGCGTCCATTTTCCTGGTGTTGGAGTCGTCACCACGCTACTGCTCATCCTTGGGTTGGGTTTTATGGCAACGAATGTTATTGGGAGAAACATTATAGAAAAATTTGAGGCTATTATCCTAAAGATCCCCGTGGTAGCTCATCTCTACGGAGGAGTCAAGCAGGCCATTGAATCGGTACGCAATATCAAGATGAGTTCCAATTTTAAGCGCGTTGCCTATGTACCATACCCTAGTTCCGGTTGCTATCTGATCGGATTTGTGACAGGCACTCTCTACGACGAAACATTGGGTTACGAGATGACCGCTGTCTTCCTACCTACCACTCCAAATCCATTTACTGGATATATGGTTTTTATTGAAAGCTCGCGCGTTATTGAGAGCAGTCTCACCCTGGAACAGGCTACCAAGGCCGTAGTTTCCGCAGGGCTTGTGTCCCCCGCAAAGCCCTTTCCTGCCTCATTGGGAGTTCATCATAGTCCCAACGGGGAAGTCTATGGAAAGAAGGGGCCAAGCGTCCCATCTATCTCATCTACTTGA
- a CDS encoding phenylalanine--tRNA ligase subunit beta: MKLSFNWLLELVHFCGSVVDLEDLLARAGVQVKSISGWGESLKDIVAAQILEKRPHPQLSHLTVYQVLDGLQLRQVLCDTKKCYCVGDKVPLAPPGVTLPGNVRVCEDKLHGITSQGMFCDAGELALVPGVTGKPFILPEGTIIGTKISEIFPPDSILDLDITPNRGDWLSHLGIAREVAAFTGASLKWSATLPTTVTKTRSNSLVAAEVRNIVGCEFYSLRRIQGIRVAASPLWLRAKLESVGVCSVNNIVDITNYVTLLMGQPLYAFDAAQVCGDILVRLAHEGERFLDLGGQEYSLTSGDMVIADEKGPIALAGIVGGGGFGISTNTTEILLESAAFHPGKIRRTSCRTGLSSNYSYRFERGVDTTAIVPASELAKEWICKIAGGRVKTPMVVDGAPLAATRVTIHHGRAARLLGMDLNPTKISRSLERGWFTLLDLSQESSSWKVPDFRRDLTREVDLIGEVMRLIGIEAINEARFAEPSPSTQEDAVLDFYSTLHQRLVAQGFFEVRTHTLVSDSLFHNLISESEAIRLRNPHGEDQALLRPGLVPALLPAVQKNLSHGQQTVRLYEIGKVFRRGAKEGASSLGIAMAGVSTSPSWRGRKSRLLDLYDLKGIVQSLTRERLRFVLSTTAISTQIPATPLSLEENLCLYVLEESGETIGVVGQLLPYWSRKLGIPEGILVAELWLEPLQKGFATVRKISAIPRYPAIVRDLAILLPKKFSYESVLETLLSAGEPFLCSVMPFDVFVDPTGIKLPIHWRSIGVSLVFRSEERTLTKQEAVISEKRLKQRLASRLGARFRSSP; this comes from the coding sequence GTGAAGCTTTCTTTCAATTGGCTCTTGGAGCTTGTCCACTTTTGCGGATCGGTTGTCGATCTCGAAGACCTACTGGCTCGTGCTGGTGTCCAGGTAAAGTCGATTTCAGGATGGGGGGAATCACTCAAAGATATAGTGGCAGCTCAAATTTTAGAGAAGAGGCCACATCCACAGTTGAGCCACCTAACTGTCTACCAGGTTTTAGACGGTCTGCAATTAAGGCAAGTTCTCTGTGACACGAAGAAATGCTATTGTGTGGGAGACAAGGTGCCACTGGCTCCTCCAGGGGTGACCTTACCGGGAAATGTGCGAGTTTGTGAAGACAAACTGCATGGGATAACATCACAAGGCATGTTTTGCGATGCAGGAGAGCTAGCACTGGTGCCAGGGGTAACTGGCAAGCCTTTCATCCTCCCGGAGGGGACCATAATAGGTACCAAAATTTCTGAGATTTTTCCGCCAGATTCTATCCTCGATTTAGATATTACTCCTAATCGGGGGGACTGGTTAAGTCACTTAGGGATTGCTCGTGAAGTGGCAGCATTTACCGGAGCTTCTCTAAAATGGAGTGCCACACTACCTACGACTGTGACCAAAACTAGAAGTAATTCCCTAGTGGCAGCGGAAGTCAGGAACATTGTGGGGTGTGAGTTTTACTCACTCAGAAGAATTCAAGGAATACGAGTAGCGGCAAGTCCTCTTTGGTTAAGAGCCAAGCTGGAGTCTGTAGGTGTCTGTTCTGTCAACAACATAGTGGATATAACGAACTACGTGACGCTGCTAATGGGTCAGCCTTTATATGCCTTTGACGCAGCGCAAGTGTGCGGAGATATTCTTGTGCGTTTGGCACATGAAGGAGAAAGGTTCCTAGACCTAGGCGGACAAGAATATTCCCTTACATCAGGCGATATGGTGATTGCGGATGAGAAGGGTCCAATAGCCCTGGCCGGAATAGTAGGAGGAGGTGGTTTTGGGATCTCAACAAATACGACGGAGATTTTGTTGGAAAGTGCGGCATTTCATCCAGGGAAAATACGGCGCACTTCCTGTCGCACTGGACTTTCCAGCAATTACAGCTATCGCTTTGAGCGTGGGGTGGACACCACTGCCATTGTACCTGCCTCAGAACTTGCCAAAGAGTGGATATGTAAGATTGCCGGTGGGAGAGTGAAGACTCCAATGGTAGTCGACGGGGCGCCCCTAGCAGCTACACGGGTGACAATCCATCACGGTCGAGCTGCTCGTTTGTTGGGTATGGACCTAAATCCCACCAAAATTAGCCGCTCTCTGGAAAGGGGATGGTTCACCTTACTGGATCTTTCTCAAGAATCTTCTTCCTGGAAAGTGCCTGACTTTCGAAGGGATTTAACTCGAGAGGTGGATCTTATTGGGGAAGTGATGCGTCTGATTGGCATTGAAGCAATCAATGAGGCAAGGTTTGCTGAACCCTCTCCTTCTACTCAGGAAGATGCGGTCTTAGATTTTTACTCCACCCTACATCAGCGTCTTGTCGCTCAAGGCTTCTTTGAAGTTCGTACGCACACACTCGTGTCAGATAGCCTTTTTCATAACCTAATCTCTGAGTCGGAAGCTATTCGTTTAAGAAATCCCCATGGAGAAGATCAGGCCCTTCTCCGTCCAGGGTTGGTCCCCGCACTACTTCCTGCAGTGCAAAAAAATCTCAGCCATGGTCAACAGACAGTGCGGCTCTATGAAATAGGGAAAGTTTTTCGTCGGGGAGCTAAAGAGGGAGCTTCCAGCTTGGGGATAGCAATGGCGGGAGTTTCCACTTCTCCCTCCTGGCGAGGTAGAAAATCACGCCTGCTAGATCTTTACGACCTGAAGGGGATTGTACAATCTCTGACAAGAGAACGCCTACGTTTTGTTCTTTCTACTACTGCCATTTCCACACAGATCCCCGCTACTCCTCTTTCTCTAGAGGAGAATCTCTGCCTCTACGTTCTGGAAGAATCTGGTGAAACTATTGGAGTTGTAGGTCAGCTGTTGCCCTATTGGTCTAGGAAGTTAGGGATACCAGAAGGGATACTGGTTGCTGAGTTGTGGCTTGAACCCCTCCAAAAGGGATTTGCCACGGTCAGAAAAATTTCTGCGATTCCACGATATCCAGCAATAGTGCGCGATCTTGCTATCCTTCTCCCGAAGAAATTTTCATACGAAAGTGTCCTGGAAACGTTGCTTTCAGCAGGAGAACCTTTCCTGTGCTCTGTCATGCCATTTGACGTTTTTGTGGATCCTACTGGGATCAAACTACCAATCCACTGGAGGTCGATTGGGGTTTCTTTAGTATTCCGCTCAGAAGAGCGTACACTTACCAAACAAGAGGCAGTGATTTCAGAAAAGCGTTTGAAGCAGAGGCTTGCAAGCCGTTTAGGTGCGAGATTTCGTTCCTCCCCTTGA